The region TGTCGCGATAGCTCTTCGACAGTTCCTCGGAGCGCGCGGCGAGCGCGCGCACTTCGCTCGCCACCACCGCGAAGCCGCGGCCCGCCGGACCCGCGCGCGCCGCTTCGATCGACGCGTTCAGCGACACGATCACCACGTGCCGCACGATCGACGACAGCTCCTGATTCTTCGCGTGCATGTCGTGGTTCTGCGTCATCAGCGAAATCATCTGCTCGTGCCAGCGCTCGAACGTTGCGCCCAGTCCCTTCAGACGCGCGGCTTCGCCGGCGATGCGCTGCGCCTGCTGCGACCACTGTTCCTTGTCGCCGGCCAACGCGTCGAGCGTGGCGCGCAGTTCGTCGGCGCTCGACGACTGTTGCCGCAACTCGTCGCGCAGTTGCTCCGTCAGCGCCTGCAGTTCCTGCTCGGCCTGTTCCCGTTGGCGCAGCGCGTCGCCGTGGTCCACGTGCTCGGCCGTCAGCGCGTCGATGCGGGCCTCGGCCTGCTCACGCAGACGCGCCGTCAGCTTCGCGCTATGCAGCCGGTGCAGCGCAAATGCGAGCAGCGCGGTAATCGCGCTGCCTGCTGCCGCCGCTATGACATACTGTTGAATCACAACCTTTCCTTCGAGTGCGCCGGGCGGCGCTCAGTGGGCCTACAGCGAGTCTTCGCGTGGCCCTCAATCGGCCCTTAGTCGGCCATCAATCGGCCATTGCGTCGAGTTGCAGCTGGCCGGTTTCGCCGCGCGCCTGCACGCCGAGCGTATCGACCGCGAAGCTGTCCGGCAGGCTGACCACCGTCTGGAATTGACGGAAGGCCGCGCCCTTGTGGTCATCGGTGAAATGCAGTTCGATGCTGCCGTGTTCGCGCTTGAGGAACGCCCGCACCGCGTCCATGCCGACGCCGCGCCCCGACACTTCCGTGACCGTTTCCGCGGTCGAGAAGCCCGGCCGGAAAATGAAGTCCGCGATCGCTTCGTCGCTCGGCGTTTCGTCGGCGCCGATCCAGCCGCGCTCGACGGCAATGCCGCGAATCCGTTCGAGCGCGAGGCCGCGACCGTCGTCGCACAGGGTGATCTGCAACGCGCCGCCGTCCACGCCCACTTCGATATCGATCGTGCCGGCCGGCGTCTTGCCGTGCGCGCCGCGCACGTCGGCGGTTTCGATGCCGTGGTCCATCGAGTTGCGCAGCAGATGCATGAACACGTCGTTCAGCGTGCTGCCGGCCTGACCGCGCAGGCGGTAGCCGTTGTCGTCGATACGCACGTTCGGCGTCAGCTTGCCCAGTTCGCCGGCGAGCGACGGCAGCGAATCCAGCACGCCGGACAGCGCGTCATTCACGCTCACACTGCCGAGCGCGCGCAGCGTGCGGCGCAGCGTATCGCGCATCGACTGCAATTCGTGGAGCGCGTTGCCGTCGATCCGGTCCAGCATGCTCAACGTGCTCTGGATATCGTCCTTCTCGACCATC is a window of Paraburkholderia sp. D15 DNA encoding:
- a CDS encoding methyl-accepting chemotaxis protein, which encodes MIQQYVIAAAAGSAITALLAFALHRLHSAKLTARLREQAEARIDALTAEHVDHGDALRQREQAEQELQALTEQLRDELRQQSSSADELRATLDALAGDKEQWSQQAQRIAGEAARLKGLGATFERWHEQMISLMTQNHDMHAKNQELSSIVRHVVIVSLNASIEAARAGPAGRGFAVVASEVRALAARSEELSKSYRDSLHRNDLTTTSTFQDIQAGGKMIAASLASVESLANQFHSRLNEVSA